CAGATATCCTGGATGATTAGAATGCCCAAGGTAATTCTACCTGGCAGGGTATCAATTTCAAACTTATCATAAAGAAGCTTTACCACAATTGCTGTGCTACTTATTGAACATAATAAAGCAAGGTAAAAGCTATTAACCCTTCCCTCCCCTAAGATGTATTTAAAAAATAAAAGCCCAAGCAGAATGCAGAGGATAAATTGACCTATGCCAGCTATAATAATCTGTCTTCCTTGATGGATAAGCCTTTTTAGATTTATCTCTAATCCAATAATAAAAAGGAGAAGAACCAAGCCAATCCCAGAGATTGTCTCAATATTAACCGCATTTGTAACAAAACGAAGTCCAATCTCTGGGCCGATTAAGGCTCCTCCCATAAGATAGCCTAAGATAACAGGTTGGCGGATTTTATGGGCTAAAATTCCAAAAAGGGTTGCAAAAATAATAGAAATTCCTATATCTTCTAAAAGCCCATGCATTTTCCTTTATAACTAAATCTGTAATCTGAATTCTGTAATTTATAGCTCTTCTATCCTTATCCTCACAACATCCTTGATAACATCTTCTCTCTTAATCTCATCAATTGCAGCCCTTATATCACCCTCATAAGCCTCATGTGTTACCATTACAACAGGGACAATATCGCCCCTTTCCTTTTGGATGCAGGAGGAAATGCTTATCTTATATTTTGCTAGAATACCAGAGATTAAAGCTAATACGCCAGGTTTGTCGGAGACCATAAATCTTATATAGGATTTAAGAAGGAGGTTTTCTATTGGATAAGGGGATACATTGGAAATATCGGGGATATTCATATCTTCACCCCTTAAAAGGCTAAATACATCAGCTATAACAGCAGAGGATGTAGGATATCCACCCGCACCTTTACCATAGAAAAGGAGGGGTCCTGTAAGGTCAGAGACAACATAGATGCCATTGTAGTTATAAGAAATAGATGAGAGGAGGTGCTCCTTTGGAATCATAACAGGATGGATGCGCATCTCTAAATTTCCATTGTCTATCTTTGCAATGCCAAGTAGCTTAATCTTGAATCCAAGCTCGTCTGCATAGACAAGGTCAGAAATGGTAATTTCGGAAATCCCCTCTTTATAAACAGAAGCTATATCTACAATCTTTCCAAATGCAAGGGCTGATAAGACAATGAGCTTATGTAATGTGTCATCACCGTTTATATCAAGGCTTGGGTCAGCCTCGGCAAAACCCTCTTTTTGTGCATCCTTTAGAACATCAAAGAATTCCCTTTTCTCCTCAAGCATCCTGGTTAGAATATAATTTGTTGTTCCATTGATTATCCCATATATCTTTTGAATTTTGTTTGCTATAAGGCTTGAGGTTATGGATGAAATAATAGGAATGCCGCCACCCACAGATGCCTCAAACCTTATCCTTCTTTTATTAGTCTTTGCAGATGCTATAATCTCCTTTAAGTGCAAAGAAAGCAGAGCCTTGTTTGCGGTTACAACATCCTTTTTATGCTCAAATGCCTTTAAAATATATGTCTTTGCTGGCTCAATCCCACCGATTAGCTCAATTATAACATCTATATTTGGGTCATTTAAAACCTCATAGGGATCATCGGTAAGTAAATTCAGAGAAGGGGTGTAATCCCTCTTTCTCTTTAAATCAATATCGGCAATTTTTACCAAAGAAAGGCAGGAAAAGCCCCTTTCAAGCAATACCTTCGCGGTAGCCTGTCCGATTGTTCCTAAACCAATTAAACCAATGTTCATTCTATTATTCAAAATGGGAAAGCTCTTTAAATTGATAATACCTTTGCTTTATATCTTCCCATTTCAGGTTTTTCATCCTATTTAGGCTAAAATCCTCAACCACAAAGGATGCCATTGCCGAACCAAAGATTACTGCCCTTTTTAGCTGCTCATTATCCCTTCCAGAAACCTGGGATAGATAGCCAATAAATGCTCCGCCAAATGTATCGCCTGCCCCGGTTGGGTCAAAGATATTCTCAAGGGGATATGCGGGAGCTGAAAATATTCCATCCTTTGAAAACATAAGGCAGCCATGCTCACCCTTTTTTATTATGACAATCTCTGGTCCTAATTGCCTTATTTTCCCCGCTGCCTTTACCAGATTTGGCTCTTTTGCCAATTCCCTTGCCTCACCATCGTTTAAAACAATAATATCTACCATTGATATTGCCTTTTTTAATGCATCATTTTTATTTTCAATCCAAT
This is a stretch of genomic DNA from bacterium. It encodes these proteins:
- a CDS encoding homoserine dehydrogenase, which codes for MNIGLIGLGTIGQATAKVLLERGFSCLSLVKIADIDLKRKRDYTPSLNLLTDDPYEVLNDPNIDVIIELIGGIEPAKTYILKAFEHKKDVVTANKALLSLHLKEIIASAKTNKRRIRFEASVGGGIPIISSITSSLIANKIQKIYGIINGTTNYILTRMLEEKREFFDVLKDAQKEGFAEADPSLDINGDDTLHKLIVLSALAFGKIVDIASVYKEGISEITISDLVYADELGFKIKLLGIAKIDNGNLEMRIHPVMIPKEHLLSSISYNYNGIYVVSDLTGPLLFYGKGAGGYPTSSAVIADVFSLLRGEDMNIPDISNVSPYPIENLLLKSYIRFMVSDKPGVLALISGILAKYKISISSCIQKERGDIVPVVMVTHEAYEGDIRAAIDEIKREDVIKDVVRIRIEEL
- a CDS encoding PfkB family carbohydrate kinase, with product MATLIVGSVGIDSVKTPFGEVSDVLGGSCIYASVSCSFFDKASILSVVGEDFKEEYLSLLKSYEIDTSGLRILPGETFRWKGYYTYELNEAKTLETKLNVLTNFDASLPEHYKDSKYIFLGNIDPDIQIKVIKQIKNPRLIVLDTMNYWIENKNDALKKAISMVDIIVLNDGEARELAKEPNLVKAAGKIRQLGPEIVIIKKGEHGCLMFSKDGIFSAPAYPLENIFDPTGAGDTFGGAFIGYLSQVSGRDNEQLKRAVIFGSAMASFVVEDFSLNRMKNLKWEDIKQRYYQFKELSHFE